From Cotesia glomerata isolate CgM1 linkage group LG2, MPM_Cglom_v2.3, whole genome shotgun sequence, a single genomic window includes:
- the LOC123275533 gene encoding rho GTPase-activating protein 190 isoform X1: protein MSFNMARKSDNVKCINIAVVGLSGTEKDKGQVGVGKSCLCNRFMRSLSDDYSVDHISVLSQSDFSGRVVNNDHFLYWGEVTKVAEDGTEYQFQVIEQSEFIDDASFQPFKGGKMEPYAKRCAATKITSAEKLMYICKNQLGIEKEYEQKVLPDGKLNIDGFLCVFDVSVVPNRSIEKQIEIVSNILNNLIKTKKPIVLVTTKNDDANEQYVKEAEKLISRKEYKSSISVVETSSHENINIDAAFLVLAQIIDKTKVRSKIIPFSEAARLRKELLDASTESLQRLIRIHVTDYRALWSQASKKLAQHKEFNNFVELFGIDATQRLFRRHIKKLKDEQIAKKIQGYLDMLPDILHEICPDISSLINEEWSTVQQFIKEHPDFHQHFYECPEDISWIDYDFGENNTSKIPYEVLETPEAETVFKNHINALQQEQRRLELPKRWKKQFKQLLEETGYVTPGKHLSEVRVLFMGRECFEALSHHDCQEIYEQHQKEIIERAKHNFQELLLEHADLFYHFKSIAPSGTITQDDIKEITDALIDDFRYKTLDRLDQDRKLMLFQHLGFVHCPIREHCPAFPNCMDALIERILGTKAHRPSSWNHSSQWQLTSENNQLNLVILGSNGLGSEFAQEIKMQTDDDEVEIDCQLYTLGYRVIDGDVGLPHNSFTTSDFMPHGSFCIYANEDSFEYIRLSLEKTLLSNLEQEDRLPFQGLPIVIMFVPDITIDEMEAMRLREEGQNLSDSLQCPFIDVCVEDLEPDKRFPHSLVKEALQQLIQSINHRAGFLNIYQSVIECLEPDIRIIMCMFCGDPYSVENVLGPLLSHQCCFLSGEKSIVLETFLGDSKRRVEVIISSFHGANAFRDELVHGFILVYSTKRKASLATLNAFSMNIPNLPIQIMAVTDTGGANAFFSNDLSHMLITEGNATADRLQAHFMTSASSCQQKTAFYTPFFKEVWEKKPEIEQAFNMEEPSNLNDSGEGTLEYSALHPMPPPRHESYHLQTPDDGMSVTFRSGSESYEQLTPDGELGDTVLNEQFNDHRATPSDDSDIYSQVDFHREERERELLKGGDFANKLTGWVKDTFNMHHDGVSNTYSHRAFTTGRRNISQTKSRPKGNSQTLKQPGKINLKDFSNVTDAIARMSVGEKMEHGSKMMGHAPLATPELVDLEYAHPKDVVTNLYPAYEGEYAYALVQDSISNNKSKLRHRREKGQPSYSDSDSEWSSLERQRADALSKTNKKPSSYKRTRKKRTAIPVATPKVPSLASMVSGDGSIGINFTKDDKNWRIDPTERVSSETPDSSESSEPEHGTRSRLKPNKHAGAVSVRKRFGNSAATLQHPFNLKHVTQDMFSVSYDESSLDVSSPREINSPSFGILTKGKDCDKLTRKKDKQKAKEDEKLEKRRQKEEKLKKHAEKEREREKKKQEKIKQTKGPGGTGGAGASLTGQSQLSLIEDFAQSETNRIPLFLEKCVRFIEEEGLDSEGIYRVPGNRAHVELLFQKFEEDGNVDIHLLDIPVNAVATALKDFFSKRLPPLIDKERMIELENISGARGTSKPMSATGMNMEDPSCRLLALRSMLNQLNPVNFDVLKFIFQHFVKVAENCKLNSMDSKNLAICWWPTLLPIEFNDLGRFEAMRPYLEDVVQTMIDQYPFLFCDKEAIVMV, encoded by the exons ATGAGTTTTAACATGGCACGTAAAAGTGATAATGTTAAGTGTATTAACATTGCGGTCGTTGGTTTGTCTGGTACTGAAAAAGACAAAGGACAAGTTGGAGTTGGGAAGTCATGTCTTTGCAATCGATTTATGAGATCACTTAGCGATGACTATAGTGTTGATCATATTTCTGTCTTATCACAG tcggATTTCAGTGGTCGTGTTGTAAATAATGATCACTTTTTATACTGGGGAGAAGTGACAAAAGTTGCTGAAGATGGAACAGAGTATCAATTTCAAGTAATAGAACAATCAGAATTCATAGACGATGCATCATTTCAACCATTCAAAGGCGGGAAAATGGAGCCGTATGCCAAGCGATGCGCTGCTACTAAAATAACCAgcgctgaaaaattaatgtacatTTGTAAGAATCAATTAGGAATAGAGAAAGAGTACGAACAAAAAGTATTGCCTGATGGTAAATTAAATATCGATGGTTTTTTATGTGTATTTGACGTTAGCGTGGTACCGAATCGTTCAATAGAAAAACAAATAGAAATAGTATCGAATATTCtgaataatttgataaaaactaaaaaaccaATTGTATTAGTGACTACCAAAAACGACGACGCTAATGAACAGTACGTAAAGgaggctgaaaaattaatatcacgCAAAGAGTACAAGAGTTCTATTTCTGTTGTCGAAACATCATCTCACGAGAACATAAATATTGATGCTGCATTTCTAGTCCTGGcacaaattattgataaaactaAAGTTAGGAGTAAGATAATACCTTTTAGTGAAGCCGCTAGATTAAGAAAAGAGCTATTAGATGCTTCAACAGAATCCTTGCAAAGATTAATTCGTATACATGTTACGGATTACCGCGCACTATGGTCACAAGCTTCGAAAAAACTTGCTCAGCACAAAGAGTTTAATAACTTTGTTGAATTGTTTGGTATCGACGCTACGCAGAGGCTATTCAGGCGAcatattaaaaagttgaagGATGAACAAATAGCCAAAAAAATACAAGGGTATTTAGATATGTTGCCAGATATTCTTCATGAAATTTGTCCTGACATTTCCAGTCTTATTAATGA agaATGGTCAACAgtacaacaatttataaaagaacATCCAGATTTTCATCAACACTTCTACGAATGTCCTGAAGACATATCGTGGATCGATTACGACTTTGGTGAAAATAATACCTCAAAAATTCCATATGAAGTTCTTGAGACACCGGAAGCTGAGACAGTCTTTAAAAATCACATCAACGCTTTGCAACAGGAACAAAGACGTTTAGa ACTTCCAAAGAG atggAAAAAGCAATTTAAACAATTGCTAGAGGAAACTGGGTACGTAACGCCTGGAAAACATTTGTCAGAAGTACGAGTACTATTCATGGGTCGCGAATGTTTTGAAGCACTTTCTCATCATGATTGTCAAGAAATTTACGAGCAACATCAGAAAGAAATAATTGAGAGAGCTAAACATAATTttcaa GAACTTTTACTCGAGCACGCGGACTTGTTTTATCACTTTAAAAGCATAGCTCCGTCTGGCACTATTACGCAAGATGATATTAAGGAAATAACAGACGCTTTAATAGATGACTTTAG gTACAAGACATTGGATAGACTTGATCAGGATAGAAAATTGATGCTTTTCCAACATCTTGGTTTCGTTCATTGTCCAATTAGAGAACATTGTCCGGCATTTCCCAACTGTATGGATGCTCTTATTGAAAGAATACTTGGCACTAAGGCTCACAG accGTCATCATGGAATCACAGCAGTCAATGGCAATTAACATCcgaaaataatcaattaaatttagtaatacTAGGTAGCAATGGACTTGGAAGTGAATTCGCTCAGGAAATAAAAATGCAAACAGATGACGATGAAGTGGAAATTGATTGTCAGTTATATACACTCGGTTATCGAGTTATTGACGGTGACGTTGGATTACCGCACAATTCATTTACAACGTCGGATTTTATGCCACATG GTTCATTCTGTATCTACGCAAATGAAGACTCATTTGAATACATACGGTTGTCGTTGGAAAAAACATTGCTTTCAAATTTGGAGCAGGAAGATCGATTGCCATTTCAGGGATTACCAATAGTAATAATGTTCGTACCTGACATAACTATTGACGAAATGGAGGCAATGAGACTACGGGAGGAGGGACAAAATTTATCTGACAGTTTACAGTGTCCGTTCATCGACGTCTGTGTCGAAGATTTGGAGCCAGATAAGCGCTTTCCTCACTCATTAGTCAAAGAGGCCCTTCAGCAGCTCATACAGTCGATTAATCATCGTGCtggttttttaaatatttaccaaagtGTTATTGAATGCCTGGAACCCGATATCAG AATAATAATGTGTATGTTTTGCGGTGATCCTTACTCAGTGGAAAATGTTCTGGGTCCTCTATTAAGCCATCAGTGTTGTTTTTTAAGCGGTGAAAAGTCAATTGTTCTTGAAACATTTCTCGGCGACTCTAAGCGACGTGTTGAAGTTATTATATCGAGCTTTCACGGTGCTAATGCATTTCGTGATGAATTAGTTCATGGctttattttagtttactCAACTAAAAGAAAAGCTTCTTTAGCAACTCTcaa TGCATTTTCAATGAACATCCCAAATCTACCAATTCAAATAATGGCAGTAACGGACACCGGCGGTGCAAACGCTTTCTTCAGTAATGATCTATCTCATATGCTTATCACTGAAGGAAACGCAACCGCAGACCGACTTCAAGCGCATTTCATGACTTCAGCTTCTAGTTGTCAACAAAAAA CGGCATTTTACACGCCATTCTTCAAGGAAGTTTGGGAGAAAAAACCCGAAATCGAGCAAGCTTTTAATATGGAAGAACCCAGTAATTTAAATGACAGTGGTGAAGGTACTTTGGAATACTCGGCATTACATCCGATGCCACCACCAAGGCATGAGAGTTATCATCTTCAGACTCCAGACGATGG TATGTCTGTAACTTTCAGAAGTGGATCGGAGTCGTACGAGCAATTGACGCCTGATGGTGAACTCGGAGATACAGTATTGAATGAACAATTTAATGATCATCGGGCCACACCTAGCGATGACAGTGATATTTACAGTCAAGTTGATTTTCATCGGGAAGAAAGAGAACGTGAGTTACTCAAAGGCGGGGACTTTGCTAATAAGTTAACAg gaTGGGTGAAAGATACATTCAATATGCATCACGATGGAGTATCAAACACGTACTCGCACCGAGCATTTACTACAGGCCGTAGAAACATCTCGCAGACAAAGTCACGACCGAAAGGCAACAGCCAAACGTTAAAACAACcgggtaaaataaatttaaaagactTTTCTAACGTGACGGATGCGATAGCACGTATGAGTGTTGGAGAAAAAATGGAGCATGGTTCGAAAATGATGGGCCATGCGCCGCTAGCTACTCCGGAACTTGTAGATCTTGAGTACGCTCATCCCAAAGACGTTGTGACTAATCTTTATCCGGCTTACGAGGGAGAGTATGCGTACGCTCTTGTGCAGGATTCTATTTCgaataataaatctaaattaCGGCATAGACGTGAAAAAGGTCAACCTT CATACAGCGATTCCGACTCGGAGTGGAGTTCACTGGAGCGTCAGCGGGCGGACGCTCTCAGCAAGACGAATAAAAAACCCTCGAGTTACAAGCGGACACGTAAGAAACGTACCGCAATACCAGTAGCAACTCCAAAAGTACCTTCTCTAGCTAGTATGGTCAGTGGAGACGGTAGCATTGGTATCAATTTCACCAAGGACGACAAGAATTGGCGTATTGATCCAACTGAACGTG TATCAAGTGAAACACCAGATAGTTCTGAGTCAAGTGAACCAGAGCACGGTACAAGATCAAGATTAAAACCAAATAAACATGCCGGTGCGGTTAGTGTGAGAAAGAGATTTGGAAATTCAGCGGCTACGCTGCAGCATCCCTTCAACCTAAAACATGTGACTCAGGATATGTTCAGTGTGTCCT ATGATGAATCCAGTCTGGACGTCTCTTCACCTCGGGAAATAAATTCACCTAGT tttggaaTATTAACGAAGGGTAAGGACTGTGACAAGCTGACGCGCAAGAAGGACAAGCAAAAGGCTAAGGAGGACGAGAAGTTGGAAAAGCGAAGGCAGAAAGAGGAGAAACTCAAAAAACATGCAGAAAAAGAGCGAGAGCGCGAGAAAAAGAAGCAGGAGAAGATTAAACAAACCAAAGGACCTGGTGGTACTGGGGGCGCAGGTGCCTCTTTAACGGGTCAAAGTCAATTGTCACTCATTGAAGATTTCGCACAGAGTGAAACAAACCGGATACCCTTATTTTTGGAAAAGTGCGTGCGGTTTATTGAAGAAGAGGGACTGGATTCTGAGGGAATTTACAGGGTTCCTGGAAATCGGGCTCATGTTGAGTTACTTTTCCAGAAATTCGaagaag ATGGTAATGTTGATATACATCTATTGGACATTCCGGTAAACGCAGTTGCAACAGCACTCAAGGACTTCTTTTCAAAGCGATTACCACCACTTATTGACAAGGAACGTATGATTGAATTAGAAAATATCTCTG gtgcAAGGGGTACAAGTAAGCCAATGTCTGCAACGGGTATGAATATGGAAGATCCTAGCTGTAGATTACTCGCCTTACGATCAATGCTTAACCAATTAAACCCAGttaattttgatgttttgaaatttatatttcaacATTTcgtaaa GGTGGCTGAGAACTGTAAGTTAAATAGCATGGATAGTAAAAATTTGGCAATTTGTTGGTGGCCGACGTTATTGCCAATAGAATTTAACGACTTGGGTAGATTTGAAGCCATGAGACCTTATTTGGAGGACGTTGTTCAAACGATGATCGATCAGTATCCCTTTCTTTTCTGTGACAAAGAAGCTATCGTCATGGTCTAG
- the LOC123275533 gene encoding rho GTPase-activating protein 190 isoform X5: MSFNMARKSDNVKCINIAVVGLSGTEKDKGQVGVGKSCLCNRFMRSLSDDYSVDHISVLSQSDFSGRVVNNDHFLYWGEVTKVAEDGTEYQFQVIEQSEFIDDASFQPFKGGKMEPYAKRCAATKITSAEKLMYICKNQLGIEKEYEQKVLPDGKLNIDGFLCVFDVSVVPNRSIEKQIEIVSNILNNLIKTKKPIVLVTTKNDDANEQYVKEAEKLISRKEYKSSISVVETSSHENINIDAAFLVLAQIIDKTKVRSKIIPFSEAARLRKELLDASTESLQRLIRIHVTDYRALWSQASKKLAQHKEFNNFVELFGIDATQRLFRRHIKKLKDEQIAKKIQGYLDMLPDILHEICPDISSLINEEWSTVQQFIKEHPDFHQHFYECPEDISWIDYDFGENNTSKIPYEVLETPEAETVFKNHINALQQEQRRLELPKRWKKQFKQLLEETGYVTPGKHLSEVRVLFMGRECFEALSHHDCQEIYEQHQKEIIERAKHNFQELLLEHADLFYHFKSIAPSGTITQDDIKEITDALIDDFRYKTLDRLDQDRKLMLFQHLGFVHCPIREHCPAFPNCMDALIERILGTKAHRPSSWNHSSQWQLTSENNQLNLVILGSNGLGSEFAQEIKMQTDDDEVEIDCQLYTLGYRVIDGDVGLPHNSFTTSDFMPHGSFCIYANEDSFEYIRLSLEKTLLSNLEQEDRLPFQGLPIVIMFVPDITIDEMEAMRLREEGQNLSDSLQCPFIDVCVEDLEPDKRFPHSLVKEALQQLIQSINHRAGFLNIYQSVIECLEPDIRIIMCMFCGDPYSVENVLGPLLSHQCCFLSGEKSIVLETFLGDSKRRVEVIISSFHGANAFRDELVHGFILVYSTKRKASLATLNAFSMNIPNLPIQIMAVTDTGGANAFFSNDLSHMLITEGNATADRLQAHFMTSASSCQQKTAFYTPFFKEVWEKKPEIEQAFNMEEPSNLNDSGEGTLEYSALHPMPPPRHESYHLQTPDDGMSVTFRSGSESYEQLTPDGELGDTVLNEQFNDHRATPSDDSDIYSQVDFHREERERELLKGGDFANKLTGWVKDTFNMHHDGVSNTYSHRAFTTGRRNISQTKSRPKGNSQTLKQPAYSDSDSEWSSLERQRADALSKTNKKPSSYKRTRKKRTAIPVATPKVPSLASMVSGDGSIGINFTKDDKNWRIDPTERVSSETPDSSESSEPEHGTRSRLKPNKHAGAVSVRKRFGNSAATLQHPFNLKHVTQDMFSVSYDESSLDVSSPREINSPSFGILTKGKDCDKLTRKKDKQKAKEDEKLEKRRQKEEKLKKHAEKEREREKKKQEKIKQTKGPGGTGGAGASLTGQSQLSLIEDFAQSETNRIPLFLEKCVRFIEEEGLDSEGIYRVPGNRAHVELLFQKFEEDGNVDIHLLDIPVNAVATALKDFFSKRLPPLIDKERMIELENISGARGTSKPMSATGMNMEDPSCRLLALRSMLNQLNPVNFDVLKFIFQHFVKVAENCKLNSMDSKNLAICWWPTLLPIEFNDLGRFEAMRPYLEDVVQTMIDQYPFLFCDKEAIVMV, encoded by the exons ATGAGTTTTAACATGGCACGTAAAAGTGATAATGTTAAGTGTATTAACATTGCGGTCGTTGGTTTGTCTGGTACTGAAAAAGACAAAGGACAAGTTGGAGTTGGGAAGTCATGTCTTTGCAATCGATTTATGAGATCACTTAGCGATGACTATAGTGTTGATCATATTTCTGTCTTATCACAG tcggATTTCAGTGGTCGTGTTGTAAATAATGATCACTTTTTATACTGGGGAGAAGTGACAAAAGTTGCTGAAGATGGAACAGAGTATCAATTTCAAGTAATAGAACAATCAGAATTCATAGACGATGCATCATTTCAACCATTCAAAGGCGGGAAAATGGAGCCGTATGCCAAGCGATGCGCTGCTACTAAAATAACCAgcgctgaaaaattaatgtacatTTGTAAGAATCAATTAGGAATAGAGAAAGAGTACGAACAAAAAGTATTGCCTGATGGTAAATTAAATATCGATGGTTTTTTATGTGTATTTGACGTTAGCGTGGTACCGAATCGTTCAATAGAAAAACAAATAGAAATAGTATCGAATATTCtgaataatttgataaaaactaaaaaaccaATTGTATTAGTGACTACCAAAAACGACGACGCTAATGAACAGTACGTAAAGgaggctgaaaaattaatatcacgCAAAGAGTACAAGAGTTCTATTTCTGTTGTCGAAACATCATCTCACGAGAACATAAATATTGATGCTGCATTTCTAGTCCTGGcacaaattattgataaaactaAAGTTAGGAGTAAGATAATACCTTTTAGTGAAGCCGCTAGATTAAGAAAAGAGCTATTAGATGCTTCAACAGAATCCTTGCAAAGATTAATTCGTATACATGTTACGGATTACCGCGCACTATGGTCACAAGCTTCGAAAAAACTTGCTCAGCACAAAGAGTTTAATAACTTTGTTGAATTGTTTGGTATCGACGCTACGCAGAGGCTATTCAGGCGAcatattaaaaagttgaagGATGAACAAATAGCCAAAAAAATACAAGGGTATTTAGATATGTTGCCAGATATTCTTCATGAAATTTGTCCTGACATTTCCAGTCTTATTAATGA agaATGGTCAACAgtacaacaatttataaaagaacATCCAGATTTTCATCAACACTTCTACGAATGTCCTGAAGACATATCGTGGATCGATTACGACTTTGGTGAAAATAATACCTCAAAAATTCCATATGAAGTTCTTGAGACACCGGAAGCTGAGACAGTCTTTAAAAATCACATCAACGCTTTGCAACAGGAACAAAGACGTTTAGa ACTTCCAAAGAG atggAAAAAGCAATTTAAACAATTGCTAGAGGAAACTGGGTACGTAACGCCTGGAAAACATTTGTCAGAAGTACGAGTACTATTCATGGGTCGCGAATGTTTTGAAGCACTTTCTCATCATGATTGTCAAGAAATTTACGAGCAACATCAGAAAGAAATAATTGAGAGAGCTAAACATAATTttcaa GAACTTTTACTCGAGCACGCGGACTTGTTTTATCACTTTAAAAGCATAGCTCCGTCTGGCACTATTACGCAAGATGATATTAAGGAAATAACAGACGCTTTAATAGATGACTTTAG gTACAAGACATTGGATAGACTTGATCAGGATAGAAAATTGATGCTTTTCCAACATCTTGGTTTCGTTCATTGTCCAATTAGAGAACATTGTCCGGCATTTCCCAACTGTATGGATGCTCTTATTGAAAGAATACTTGGCACTAAGGCTCACAG accGTCATCATGGAATCACAGCAGTCAATGGCAATTAACATCcgaaaataatcaattaaatttagtaatacTAGGTAGCAATGGACTTGGAAGTGAATTCGCTCAGGAAATAAAAATGCAAACAGATGACGATGAAGTGGAAATTGATTGTCAGTTATATACACTCGGTTATCGAGTTATTGACGGTGACGTTGGATTACCGCACAATTCATTTACAACGTCGGATTTTATGCCACATG GTTCATTCTGTATCTACGCAAATGAAGACTCATTTGAATACATACGGTTGTCGTTGGAAAAAACATTGCTTTCAAATTTGGAGCAGGAAGATCGATTGCCATTTCAGGGATTACCAATAGTAATAATGTTCGTACCTGACATAACTATTGACGAAATGGAGGCAATGAGACTACGGGAGGAGGGACAAAATTTATCTGACAGTTTACAGTGTCCGTTCATCGACGTCTGTGTCGAAGATTTGGAGCCAGATAAGCGCTTTCCTCACTCATTAGTCAAAGAGGCCCTTCAGCAGCTCATACAGTCGATTAATCATCGTGCtggttttttaaatatttaccaaagtGTTATTGAATGCCTGGAACCCGATATCAG AATAATAATGTGTATGTTTTGCGGTGATCCTTACTCAGTGGAAAATGTTCTGGGTCCTCTATTAAGCCATCAGTGTTGTTTTTTAAGCGGTGAAAAGTCAATTGTTCTTGAAACATTTCTCGGCGACTCTAAGCGACGTGTTGAAGTTATTATATCGAGCTTTCACGGTGCTAATGCATTTCGTGATGAATTAGTTCATGGctttattttagtttactCAACTAAAAGAAAAGCTTCTTTAGCAACTCTcaa TGCATTTTCAATGAACATCCCAAATCTACCAATTCAAATAATGGCAGTAACGGACACCGGCGGTGCAAACGCTTTCTTCAGTAATGATCTATCTCATATGCTTATCACTGAAGGAAACGCAACCGCAGACCGACTTCAAGCGCATTTCATGACTTCAGCTTCTAGTTGTCAACAAAAAA CGGCATTTTACACGCCATTCTTCAAGGAAGTTTGGGAGAAAAAACCCGAAATCGAGCAAGCTTTTAATATGGAAGAACCCAGTAATTTAAATGACAGTGGTGAAGGTACTTTGGAATACTCGGCATTACATCCGATGCCACCACCAAGGCATGAGAGTTATCATCTTCAGACTCCAGACGATGG TATGTCTGTAACTTTCAGAAGTGGATCGGAGTCGTACGAGCAATTGACGCCTGATGGTGAACTCGGAGATACAGTATTGAATGAACAATTTAATGATCATCGGGCCACACCTAGCGATGACAGTGATATTTACAGTCAAGTTGATTTTCATCGGGAAGAAAGAGAACGTGAGTTACTCAAAGGCGGGGACTTTGCTAATAAGTTAACAg gaTGGGTGAAAGATACATTCAATATGCATCACGATGGAGTATCAAACACGTACTCGCACCGAGCATTTACTACAGGCCGTAGAAACATCTCGCAGACAAAGTCACGACCGAAAGGCAACAGCCAAACGTTAAAACAACcgg CATACAGCGATTCCGACTCGGAGTGGAGTTCACTGGAGCGTCAGCGGGCGGACGCTCTCAGCAAGACGAATAAAAAACCCTCGAGTTACAAGCGGACACGTAAGAAACGTACCGCAATACCAGTAGCAACTCCAAAAGTACCTTCTCTAGCTAGTATGGTCAGTGGAGACGGTAGCATTGGTATCAATTTCACCAAGGACGACAAGAATTGGCGTATTGATCCAACTGAACGTG TATCAAGTGAAACACCAGATAGTTCTGAGTCAAGTGAACCAGAGCACGGTACAAGATCAAGATTAAAACCAAATAAACATGCCGGTGCGGTTAGTGTGAGAAAGAGATTTGGAAATTCAGCGGCTACGCTGCAGCATCCCTTCAACCTAAAACATGTGACTCAGGATATGTTCAGTGTGTCCT ATGATGAATCCAGTCTGGACGTCTCTTCACCTCGGGAAATAAATTCACCTAGT tttggaaTATTAACGAAGGGTAAGGACTGTGACAAGCTGACGCGCAAGAAGGACAAGCAAAAGGCTAAGGAGGACGAGAAGTTGGAAAAGCGAAGGCAGAAAGAGGAGAAACTCAAAAAACATGCAGAAAAAGAGCGAGAGCGCGAGAAAAAGAAGCAGGAGAAGATTAAACAAACCAAAGGACCTGGTGGTACTGGGGGCGCAGGTGCCTCTTTAACGGGTCAAAGTCAATTGTCACTCATTGAAGATTTCGCACAGAGTGAAACAAACCGGATACCCTTATTTTTGGAAAAGTGCGTGCGGTTTATTGAAGAAGAGGGACTGGATTCTGAGGGAATTTACAGGGTTCCTGGAAATCGGGCTCATGTTGAGTTACTTTTCCAGAAATTCGaagaag ATGGTAATGTTGATATACATCTATTGGACATTCCGGTAAACGCAGTTGCAACAGCACTCAAGGACTTCTTTTCAAAGCGATTACCACCACTTATTGACAAGGAACGTATGATTGAATTAGAAAATATCTCTG gtgcAAGGGGTACAAGTAAGCCAATGTCTGCAACGGGTATGAATATGGAAGATCCTAGCTGTAGATTACTCGCCTTACGATCAATGCTTAACCAATTAAACCCAGttaattttgatgttttgaaatttatatttcaacATTTcgtaaa GGTGGCTGAGAACTGTAAGTTAAATAGCATGGATAGTAAAAATTTGGCAATTTGTTGGTGGCCGACGTTATTGCCAATAGAATTTAACGACTTGGGTAGATTTGAAGCCATGAGACCTTATTTGGAGGACGTTGTTCAAACGATGATCGATCAGTATCCCTTTCTTTTCTGTGACAAAGAAGCTATCGTCATGGTCTAG